Part of the Micropterus dolomieu isolate WLL.071019.BEF.003 ecotype Adirondacks linkage group LG22, ASM2129224v1, whole genome shotgun sequence genome is shown below.
GGAGCGGTCGGGGTCGGGGAAAGAGGATGCGTCCCAGCAGCAACACGCCGTTGAATGACAACAGCAACTCCTCGGACAACAAAGGCAGCGGCAGCAGCAAGACGCGTGGCGCCGCTGCAAACAGCAAAGGCCGGAGAGGCAGCCAGACGGGCGGCGGCGCAGAGGACGCCAAGGCCAGCCCGTGCTCCGCCAAGAGGAAGCCCAAACCCGCCTCAGATATGGAGCCCACCTCCAGCTCGGAGGACACCAAGGCTTCAAAGAGAATGAGGACCAACTCCACGGGCGCCGCGCTCCCCCTCCCTGGAGGCAAATCTGACCCCCTGCCCCCTCCGCTGGTGGACCGGACCTGCCCCTCCCCTGTGCTCATCGACTGCCCTCACCCCAACTGCAacaaaaagtacaaacacaTCAACGGGCTGAAGTACCACCAGGCTCGAGCCCATAACGACCACGACGTCCGGTTGGACCAGGATGGAGACAGTGAATATGGGGATGACCCCGCCCTCCACCCTGACCCCGCCTCTTGCAATGGTGCCGCCATCTCTCCCGCCCGCTCCACGACACCCAAAGGACGGGGCTTTGACGCCCCTTCCCCCTCGCCGGGGAAGCCGACATCAAAGGGAAAGAAGAAGGCGGCTGAGGCTGAGCCTGAGGTGACGGACGGCGGCGAGGAGGCGGCGTGTTTGACTGACGAGGCCAGCAACGACGGGATGGACGACAGAAAGGCCAAGAAGGTGGCAGCCGGAGGCAAGCCTGATAAACTGACCCAGAAAGGCTTGAAGCCGGCACGCCCTGTGGCCCCCGCTGCCCCCAGCGCCCCGTCACCCTACGCCCTGCAGGCGTCCTCCCCAGCTCTGGGCTCGGTGGTACAGTCCGTCCCCAAGAGCCCCCAGCTGAAGAGCATCCAACCCAAACCGCCTCCTCTGGCTGACCCCGCATCCAGCCCCACCCTCGCCaaggacaagaagaagaaggacaagaagaagagggagggagggaaggagggggaCAGTCCGAAGGGTAAGGCGGGGAGGCCGGAGGAGGGGAAGAGCCCGTACTCGGAGGCGAATGACGCTTTGCTCAACGGCTCCTCCGAAGCTCACCAGAGCCGGCTGGCCAGCATCAAGGCGGAGGCCGACAAGGTGTACAGCTTCTCGGACAACGCGCCCAGCCCGTCCATCGGCGTGGCCAGCAGGATCGAGGCCGGCCTCGCGCCCCCCCAACACCCCAGCCAAAACGGAGCCGACAGTGCCTCCGTCAAAACCAGCAGCCCCGCCTACTCCGATATCTCTGACGCTGGGGAGGACGGCGAGGGGAGGGCGGAGGGGGTGAAGGTCAAAACTGAGCCTGACCAGGGGCCTCGTGAAGGGGCCAAGAAGGCTCTGTTCCCCCCTCAGGCTCCCAGTAAGGAATCGCCATACTACCCCAACTACGACTCCTACTACTCTCCCAGCTACGCCAACCCCAGCCCAGGAGCGCCGCCCGCAGCGCCGCCTCACGTGGAAGGAGCTCAGGTGAAggtgaagaaggaggaggagcagccgGAGGTGGCGGAGGAGGGCAAAGTGAAGGTGGAGCCTCCGGAGGAGAGGAAGGCGGAGCCGGGGCCCCAGCAGCCGTCGGTCATCCAGCAGCGCTCCAACATGTACACCCAGCCTCTGTACTACAACCAGTACTACGTCCCGCCCTACTCCTACTCACCTGACCAGGCCTACCACGCCCACCTGCTGGCCTCTAACCCCGCCTACCGCCAGCAGTACGAGGAGCGCCAGCGGCAGGTGGACAAGAAGGCTGAGGGCAAAGAGCGGGAGGCTTGTGGGAAAGAGGAGTGGAAACAGAAAGCCTCGGTGCCCCCAACCCTGTCCCGAGCCCCCAGCCTCACCGACCTGGGCGCTAAGGGGGGACAGAACCTGACCAAGCCCAAAGAGCCCCCGCCGGCTTCAGAACAAGCCAAGTCGGTCATAATGGCGAAGGGAGAGGACCAAAAGGCCCCCGCCTCCCAGCCTGAGGGTCTGAAAATGAAGCTGAGTGAAGCGGGGCATCATGGGAAAGAGGAGGCCAAGCCAGGGGTGGAGCCTGGGAGGCCGGCAGGTGTAGAGCCTGCCATGTGGTACAGACAGGTAACTGCATTTTTACCCAGAACGCCCCTGCATCCGGCGGTGTCTTGCTTTAACCTTTCAGCAGCACCTTTTATACTATAGAGACAGTAGATCAGCTGGGACTCGCTGTGCAGGTGGACCGAGGGTCCTGTAGCTCAACAGTTATGGTCCAATCCCCTCAGGCCGCTTTAACAGTTAAACTTTATGCCACAGCGCGTCATAGCTTCAGTATCGTTCAGAAAGCCGCAGCTGTTCGTTCAGGTTCACATACATTTGAACTACGTTTCGAATACTCTGCTACTCGGGTAACTAAAGGTGAGACGCTTTAGCCTGTAGTTGTCATGGTGACTGGTAAACCTAACGAGGGATTTAAAAGGATTTGAAAACAAAACGGCTGCATTAAAAACCCCtgacagtgacacagagagcaaatgtaatgttgaaatattgattctgaatattttataatattatattacaaaGGCGGGTGGATTTTCTGTTCGTCGGCCAAATGTTGGAAGTCTACCTGCCTCATTGGCGGTTAAATATATTTGgcatataatttttatttgacGGCGttcttgttgtttgtgtgtcgCGCAGCACTGAAAGAAGATCCACCTTTTATGTCGCATTTGCTtcttcatactgaacaaaagtttGCAGCTTTATCCCGTGTGAAAGGGCCTTCATCCCGCAACCATGTGCGCTTTCACATAGCCGTCCGGCTAAGCATCTTGTTAGTTTCTAAAACAATTgacttaaaatgttaaaattttttGCTTCAgatttcactctggcctcttctttaagtttgtatttgactCAACACCTTATTTTCTCAGTTAAAAGGACGGAAACAAATGTTCatgtgacaca
Proteins encoded:
- the znf609a gene encoding zinc finger protein 609a isoform X1; translation: MSLSSGPAGGKGVDSNAVDTYDSGDEWDIGVGNLIIDLDADLEKDKLEMSSGKEGGGMAAPPSAVAALPDNIKFVSPVAAAPGKESKSKSKRSKNSKESVKAPPSDGAKKEVHGRAPGDPPLQNPNSTPSKGTDKSSKPSRAAPAVKKDKDGVSGKSKKEKMEVVATGVVNAEKEPVAPMLPIGAPRGGPYEGQQNPELAAAEQLGNMALDSAGIGQPVAMAAEQEEVDGGECRNLKKVVCVKMESPVSTPAPPPLHLLAPIASSDISSPCEQIMVRTRSVAVNTADAALATEPECLGPCEPGTSVNLEGIVWQETEDGMLVVNVTWRNKTYVGTLLDCTRHDWAPPRFCESPTSDVEMRSGRGRGKRMRPSSNTPLNDNSNSSDNKGSGSSKTRGAAANSKGRRGSQTGGGAEDAKASPCSAKRKPKPASDMEPTSSSEDTKASKRMRTNSTGAALPLPGGKSDPLPPPLVDRTCPSPVLIDCPHPNCNKKYKHINGLKYHQARAHNDHDVRLDQDGDSEYGDDPALHPDPASCNGAAISPARSTTPKGRGFDAPSPSPGKPTSKGKKKAAEAEPEVTDGGEEAACLTDEASNDGMDDRKAKKVAAGGKPDKLTQKGLKPARPVAPAAPSAPSPYALQASSPALGSVVQSVPKSPQLKSIQPKPPPLADPASSPTLAKDKKKKDKKKREGGKEGDSPKGKAGRPEEGKSPYSEANDALLNGSSEAHQSRLASIKAEADKVYSFSDNAPSPSIGVASRIEAGLAPPQHPSQNGADSASVKTSSPAYSDISDAGEDGEGRAEGVKVKTEPDQGPREGAKKALFPPQAPSKESPYYPNYDSYYSPSYANPSPGAPPAAPPHVEGAQVKVKKEEEQPEVAEEGKVKVEPPEERKAEPGPQQPSVIQQRSNMYTQPLYYNQYYVPPYSYSPDQAYHAHLLASNPAYRQQYEERQRQVDKKAEGKEREACGKEEWKQKASVPPTLSRAPSLTDLGAKGGQNLTKPKEPPPASEQAKSVIMAKGEDQKAPASQPEGLKMKLSEAGHHGKEEAKPGVEPGRPAGVEPAMWYRQEPDSRLWPYVYPNKYSEAPKPPEEDRWKDDRERERDRKGKEERPRQKESLQKEEVKEGAEGRTQLPPEEHRGGVKETRPPHMHFSSPLAQHQGYMPYMHGPYYSHGYEPSHPGYRGMPSVMLQNYPGSYLPAAYSFPSYGGKMVSGEEGEKPSRSSPTVKPSGEAKALDLLQQHASQYKSKSPSVQDNKSQHDRERERDRERDREREGDRPRSSPAQRMLPSHHHLGYPLLSGQYDLSYASGLSSSAIVASQQASAPSMYPPARR
- the znf609a gene encoding zinc finger protein 609a isoform X2, whose amino-acid sequence is MESPVSTPAPPPLHLLAPIASSDISSPCEQIMVRTRSVAVNTADAALATEPECLGPCEPGTSVNLEGIVWQETEDGMLVVNVTWRNKTYVGTLLDCTRHDWAPPRFCESPTSDVEMRSGRGRGKRMRPSSNTPLNDNSNSSDNKGSGSSKTRGAAANSKGRRGSQTGGGAEDAKASPCSAKRKPKPASDMEPTSSSEDTKASKRMRTNSTGAALPLPGGKSDPLPPPLVDRTCPSPVLIDCPHPNCNKKYKHINGLKYHQARAHNDHDVRLDQDGDSEYGDDPALHPDPASCNGAAISPARSTTPKGRGFDAPSPSPGKPTSKGKKKAAEAEPEVTDGGEEAACLTDEASNDGMDDRKAKKVAAGGKPDKLTQKGLKPARPVAPAAPSAPSPYALQASSPALGSVVQSVPKSPQLKSIQPKPPPLADPASSPTLAKDKKKKDKKKREGGKEGDSPKGKAGRPEEGKSPYSEANDALLNGSSEAHQSRLASIKAEADKVYSFSDNAPSPSIGVASRIEAGLAPPQHPSQNGADSASVKTSSPAYSDISDAGEDGEGRAEGVKVKTEPDQGPREGAKKALFPPQAPSKESPYYPNYDSYYSPSYANPSPGAPPAAPPHVEGAQVKVKKEEEQPEVAEEGKVKVEPPEERKAEPGPQQPSVIQQRSNMYTQPLYYNQYYVPPYSYSPDQAYHAHLLASNPAYRQQYEERQRQVDKKAEGKEREACGKEEWKQKASVPPTLSRAPSLTDLGAKGGQNLTKPKEPPPASEQAKSVIMAKGEDQKAPASQPEGLKMKLSEAGHHGKEEAKPGVEPGRPAGVEPAMWYRQEPDSRLWPYVYPNKYSEAPKPPEEDRWKDDRERERDRKGKEERPRQKESLQKEEVKEGAEGRTQLPPEEHRGGVKETRPPHMHFSSPLAQHQGYMPYMHGPYYSHGYEPSHPGYRGMPSVMLQNYPGSYLPAAYSFPSYGGKMVSGEEGEKPSRSSPTVKPSGEAKALDLLQQHASQYKSKSPSVQDNKSQHDRERERDRERDREREGDRPRSSPAQRMLPSHHHLGYPLLSGQYDLSYASGLSSSAIVASQQASAPSMYPPARR